TCGGGCGTGATCTTCATGTACTCGCGGATCTTGTCCGCCTGCACGGGCGCGGAAAACTCCACGGCGATCTGGGACTGATCCGGCCCGGAGTCCGGAGTCAGGTTGACCACCTTCAGTACCGGATCCAGCACGACGGTCATACCGCGCAGAAATTCCCGGCCCAGGGACAGGTTTTTTTCCGCCACGGTCAGTTCGGGAGCAAGCCGCAGTGTCAGGGTACGGGCGTCTTTTTCCTTGAGGATGGGCGCGCTGCGGAAAACGAAATTGCTGGTGCGCCAGGAAGTCTGCAGAAATATGTCGATGACCGTCCCGTTGGCTTCGGTCAGCCGCATGGCGTCCAGAAGATTCTGCGGGTCCACCGGAGCGTTGAAACTGATTTTTCCTTCCAGCTCGACCATGGCCGGCCCGGCTTCAGAGGGCATCTCGTTCATGGAGAACTCCCGCACGGCGAATTCTCCGGTCTGGATGCGGGCCGTTCTCGCGGATTCGGGCATGTCTTCCCCGAACAGGTCCGGATTCAGAGCAATCTCGTACTCCATGTTGAGAGGCAGGGAGGTCTGGCTCAGGAATTTCAGGGTGTACGGGTTTGCCCAGACCCACTGCCCTTCCGTCTCGGGCTTGATTCCGGCCGGGTGCTCCTGTTTGAGGGCGCTCTCCGGCGCTGGCCGGTTGAACTCCACCGTGACGGTGGTTCGCATGGGACTGTCCAGGGTGACGTTCTGGATGCGCGGCCCTTCCTGAAAGGCGTTGGTGAAACGGTCCCGGAGGAGCCAGGCCTGGCCTGCGATCACCAGGCAGAGCAGGACGATGATCCAGTTTTTGACGGTGGAAGACATGCGAACCTCGGCGTGTTTGAGAGATAAGTGGCGTGGATTTGTGAATAATAATGCGGCGATAACGGATAGCCCTGATTGCTGTCCAGAGATAAAGATGAGAGATTGGAGGTAGACGTATTGACAGTGTCTTTTTTGCGTTCAGATATGGAGGATTTGTTCCCAGCGGTTTTGTCGGCAGATTTTGCACGGTAGAAGGTCAAATGGGACGGGCACTGGATTTTTTTCGAAAATTAGGGCAGAAGCCGAAGGTACGTTAGCTATGATTGAAATATTACTGTCTTGGTCTGAAAAGAAAAACGGTTGAATATTATGCGGTACAGGAGTGGTGGAAAATTTAATCTGCTTAGTTTTAAGTAGAACGACAAACACAAAATGCATTTTTGTAAAAGAGTTTTGGGCTCGTAACTATTCTACATGCAGAAGAATTTGATAGGTTTAATTTGGATTCTCTTAATATGAGAATAAAATTTAACTAGTTGTATGATAAAAATATATATTTATAGATAAATTACTTATGTTTCGTAGGACAATTGTAATTCTTGCTAATTCTATTAAACATAAAAAACATTGTGTTGCTGGTAAATGTGTCTCAACTAAGAAATGGATACGTCCTGTTTCAGATGAAACAGGCGGGGCGTTGAGTCGGAGTCAAGTTGCGTATCAGAATCCTTATGGAATATTCATTGCCAAACCATTACAAAAAATTTCAATAGGATTATTGAGGCAAGTCCCTCTTTTGCATCAACCTGAAAATTATCTTATTGATAACTCAGTGTGGACTCAAAATTTTAATATTCCATATACAGGCTTGAGTCAATTTTTGGACAATCCTAGTGACCTATGGGGGACTAGTGATAGGGTTGAGTATTTATCTATTGACTATGGTCTTGTTCAAATAATACAATCTCTATATTTAGTAGTTGTCAATAACTTGGTGTTTTATAAAAATATCAATAACAAAAGGAGAGCCTCATTTACATACAAAGAAAATATTTATGATCTTGCTGTAACAGATCCAAATTTTGATAGTCATGAAAATAATCAATATAGATCAAAAGTGATATGCGTCAGCTTGGGGTCGGTTTATAAAGGTTTCTGCTATAAATTAGTCGTAGCTATTTTTTAACAAGAGGATATTGTTTTGAATATATATACCATAGGGTTTACAAAAAAAAATGCTGAAACATTTTTTAGATTAATTAAATCTGCAAAAATAGCTAAATTAATAGATATTCGTCTAAACGCAGATTCTCAATTGGCTGGTTTTGCTAAAAAAAATGATTTAAGATTCTTTCTGCATGAGATATGTGGGACAGAATATTTTTATTTTCCTGAGTTCGCGCCAACAAAAGATATATTAGAGGATTACAAAAAAAACAGAATAAGTTGGGAAAAATATGAAGTTCGATACTTAGAGCTTATTGAAAAACGAAAACCAATAAAGAAAATTTTGCCAGAGTTTTTCGAAAATAGTTGTTTGTTATGCAGTGAACATGAGCCAATCAATTGTCACCGAAGATTAGCTGCTGAATATGTCAATATGTCTTTTAATGGTATATTTAAAATTAATCACCTATATTAAAATGAATAATATTCTAATCTTATATCCAGAGGAATTCAAGTGTGAGGCAAAGTTTTCAAGAAAAGTTTCGAATATTATACAGCGGATTGAAAATATAACTTTTTATTTTCCAAAAGACTCAAATAATTTTATTTTTAATTTTTCAAAAGAAAATAAATTAAAGCTAATAGAAGAAAAAAATTGGAGGGATTGTAGACTTACTCATGCGATAATTTTCGATGATAATGAGGTATTTAAGGATGAAACTAATTTTATAAAAAAAGAAAATATTCCACTTAGATTGATAAATATAAAAATTACTAGAGTTGTGAATATAAATAAAGATATACAATATAAAAATTTAAAAAGTACTCCTTCATATGAATATATTGGTCGAGGATCTTACTGGGGAAATCCGTATTCTATATATGAAGAAGGAGAAGACAGAGAGGAAGTTATTCGAAAATATAAATATGACTTTGATAATGATAAATTTCCAAACAAAGATAAATCTCAAGTCTATAAACTTTCTGGAAAGCGCCTTGGTTGTTTTTGTAAACCTGAACCATGCCACGGGGATGTATTAGCTGAGTACTTGAATTCTTGGGATGATGGAACATGACAAGAGTTATGGTCAATACAAGCAGCCTCTAATAAAAAGCGGCAGGACACTTCGCCTGCCGCTTTTTATCTTTAAAGCCAGCGTTCTCTATTTCAACATATTCGGATGGTGCAGTTCGGCATCCATTTCTTCGCGGTGGCAGACGGCGCAGTTGCCGCCCGCTCCGATGGGCCGTCTGTTCCCTTGGTAGCGCATGGGCTGGAGGGAATCCAGGCCGGAGTTGAAAGGATTGATGGCCGGGTGCTCGGCATGGGCGGAGCCGTGGCAGGCCTGGCACATGAGTCCGGCCTCGTCCACGCGGTTTTGGTACAGGTCGTCGTTTTCCGCCCACTGGTTGAAAGCCGTGACCTTGACGCTTTCGGGCCGCTCGAATTCCACGTGGCAGGCCAGACAGTCGGGCAGGCTGCTCCAGGGCGCGCGCGGGTTTATGTCCTCCACGGCGGAAACCAGCCGGGGTCGCAGGTGACGCATGAGCTTGTCGGCCTTGGGTTTGTCCTTTTCGGCCTGAAGCAGGCTCAGGGCATGGTCTTCCATGGTGCCGTGGCATCTGGCGCAGGATTCGCCGGGCTGTCTGGAGTGGGCTCCCCGGAAGCTGGCCGTGTAGCTGTCCGTGCCGGTGGCGTGGCAGGCATTGCAGGCTTCCGCGCCGTTCAGACCGGACAGGTAGTTGGCGTGGAAGCCGTGCATGGCCGCCGAGAGGCTCAGCAGCTCAGGCTTGCCGGGAGCGTCCGTCAGCGGGTCGGCGTGACAGCTCTGACAGCTCACGGGAGAGCCGCTTTCCGCTCGGGCCATGAGGGTGGTCTTGTGCCGCCGGTCGTGCTTGCGCAGCACATCCGAGGCCGTCCGGGCCGAGACGCCTATCACGCCGTCCCGGCTCCACGAACCGCCGTGACAGTTTTTACAGCCCAGTTCCGTGGACACGGGCACGGCCACCCCAGGAGTTCGCCGTCCTGACTGCGGGCCTCGATGGTGAAGACCGGGTAGGGGTTGGGCAGCCCTTCGCCATAAGGCAGGACGGGGATGTCTTCAGCTGTGAAAGTCCGCTGCCC
Above is a window of Desulfomicrobium orale DSM 12838 DNA encoding:
- a CDS encoding DUF488 family protein, with amino-acid sequence MNIYTIGFTKKNAETFFRLIKSAKIAKLIDIRLNADSQLAGFAKKNDLRFFLHEICGTEYFYFPEFAPTKDILEDYKKNRISWEKYEVRYLELIEKRKPIKKILPEFFENSCLLCSEHEPINCHRRLAAEYVNMSFNGIFKINHLY
- a CDS encoding dual OB domain-containing protein, which gives rise to MFRRTIVILANSIKHKKHCVAGKCVSTKKWIRPVSDETGGALSRSQVAYQNPYGIFIAKPLQKISIGLLRQVPLLHQPENYLIDNSVWTQNFNIPYTGLSQFLDNPSDLWGTSDRVEYLSIDYGLVQIIQSLYLVVVNNLVFYKNINNKRRASFTYKENIYDLAVTDPNFDSHENNQYRSKVICVSLGSVYKGFCYKLVVAIF
- a CDS encoding multiheme c-type cytochrome, translating into MPVSTELGCKNCHGGSWSRDGVIGVSARTASDVLRKHDRRHKTTLMARAESGSPVSCQSCHADPLTDAPGKPELLSLSAAMHGFHANYLSGLNGAEACNACHATGTDSYTASFRGAHSRQPGESCARCHGTMEDHALSLLQAEKDKPKADKLMRHLRPRLVSAVEDINPRAPWSSLPDCLACHVEFERPESVKVTAFNQWAENDDLYQNRVDEAGLMCQACHGSAHAEHPAINPFNSGLDSLQPMRYQGNRRPIGAGGNCAVCHREEMDAELHHPNMLK
- a CDS encoding DUF4326 domain-containing protein, with product MNNILILYPEEFKCEAKFSRKVSNIIQRIENITFYFPKDSNNFIFNFSKENKLKLIEEKNWRDCRLTHAIIFDDNEVFKDETNFIKKENIPLRLINIKITRVVNINKDIQYKNLKSTPSYEYIGRGSYWGNPYSIYEEGEDREEVIRKYKYDFDNDKFPNKDKSQVYKLSGKRLGCFCKPEPCHGDVLAEYLNSWDDGT